The genomic stretch CAGAGCTGAGGTATAGCCAACCATTCCGCCCAGAGCGCACGCGGATCGCGTTCATGTTCATGCAGGCTGCTTTCCATGACCGTCCCTGCCAGGGCGCGGACATGTTTTGCCAAGGCATTCACACGCTGACAGATAACCGGGTTCTGCTTATGGGGCATAGTACTGCTGGACAGCGCACCGGAGAGCGGCGGTTCTCGGAGTTCATCAATCTCGGTCTTCTGAAGCTGAAAGATCTCATTGGCGATCTTAGCCAGCGTCATAACCAAGAGAGCAAAATTCGAAGCCAATTCAGCAATCCTGTCTCTGCTGGTATGCCAGGGAAGTGGATCGTAGTTCAACCCGAGAAGCTGCATGGTTTCTTCGGCAACGGCAAGCCCTTGGGCACCTAAAGCGGCATAGGTTCCCACAGCACCGCTGAGCTGGCCAACACAAACCGTGGCTTGCAGATGTTTGACCCGCTCGATATGGCGTCGTATTTCTGCCAGCCAGCCTGCGACCTTCAGACCAAAAGTGGTGGGCAAGGCCTGCTGACCGTGGGTTCTCGCAACCATAGGGGTGGCACGATGCTCCTCTGCCAGCTTCAGACAGATTTCTTCCAAGGCCAGAAGGTCCCGGTACAGAATCTTCAAAATCTGCTGAAGAGAAAGAATCTGCCCGGTATCCAGGACATCCTGGGTCGTTGCCCCGTAATGGACATACTCCCCATACCCGTCGCGGCAGGCTCGCCGGAGACCACCCAGCAGAGGAACTACTGAATTACGACTTTTGCTGTACCCCTCACGAACACTGTCCAGATCAATATGTTCCAGCTTTGCCTGGGCCTGAATCTCCGTTGCTGCCTCTGCCGGGATAATCCCGAGTTTCCCTTGAGCCGTCGCCAAGGCCGCCTCAAAATTAAGCCAACGTTGCAGCATAGCTTGTTCATCAAACAGGGCTTCCAGCTCTGGCGTACTGAACACATGAGGATTTATTTGGAAATCAAAGGGATGGGCAGGCATAGATCTTTTTTGGGAAGGAATGAATTATTGAATGAATTATTACAAGCAAAGGGCTTCCTGCGAAGCGTCGGGACTGCCCTCCTGCCCCGTAGGTTTCAGCAGGCAGGAGAACAGATCAGAAATTCTTTTTAAAATCCTTCAAGACCGGCCTTCAAAAAAGACCTTAAAGGCGACCATAAGGGCGGGCATCAGGATAAAGTGGGGCCTCAGCACAGAGCAGGAGAGCGGCCTCGCGCGGCGAAATATTATCCTGTTGACTGCGTTGCAGCATTGCCTTGACGATTTTTCGTGTTTTTTGGTCAACGTGGGCCAAAACATCCTCAGCAGTGGGCATGCTATCCGGTCCAAACAGCCCTTCCATAGACAGAGAACCGCCGCAACCGGCAACCATATCCGGGATCACCGGAATAGAACGTTTATGGAGGATCTGTTCCGCCTCTTCAGTGACGGCCAAGTTGGCACCGCTGGCAATAGCCTTTACCTGGATATGTTCTGCGGCCTCTTTATCAACAGCCTTTTCAATGGCTGCCGGCACAAAGATATCACAGGGAATATCATAGATCTTTGTATTGTCAGAATAGGCAGCCTTAGGATTCTCCGCCGTCGGAATAATTCCTTTTTCTCCGTCCTCCTGAGAGGCAAGCAGGGAGGGAATATCAAGGGGGGTACCGTTGATACTGAACAGGCTCTTCTCCCGATCAGCCAAGCCGACAATTCTTACCCCTGCCTGGTGGAGAATATACGCCGCCCCTGCTGCCAAGCCCCCGAATCCCTGAATCGCCACAGTCCCTTCCCGCGGAGGGATCCCAAGAAATTCTAAGGTCGCCAGACAGGAAGCAGCCACGCCCGCACCGGATCGTAACCTGCCCAGCGTTGCATGCCCACAGGGCGCGGCAAGCAGGGCTGTTCGTTGGGCAAAGGCCGTATCATCAAGCTGCTGGTTCCTTGCCACCGCGTTTTTGATAGAGGAAAGACCAAGGCGCTGACAAACCGCATCCAGTTCAGGCATGGTGGTATTCATATCCGGCCCCATAGAGTACCGTTCCTGCATATACGGTTTGATAGCCCGCATAAAACGAAACAAGGCCTCCTGTTTCCCCGGACTTGCGGGGTCATAGTCAATGCCGCTCTTGGCACCATCAGCCCGTATTCCGGCAATCCGCATCTTCAGTGTCATAGTGGCCGCAAGGCGCTGAACAGTTTCGCAGGTAAGTCCCTGCTGGACTCGGAGACCGCCAGCTGCAAGTCTATGGGTCATGGAATCAATAACCAGCCACCCCTTAAAGCCTTCGACAGGATCAGTATACTCGACAACAAGGTCTGACTCTACTCTCGTATTCGTGAACATAACAAGGTATTGCTGGGAATAAATTAAACGATGATGATCGGGGCTTCCTGATCAATTTTTCCTTCATAAAAGGCTCGCATGGAAGGCTTCTCAATATCCACCATCGAAATGATAAAGGAGAACATCTTGCTGTCTTTAACCAAGAGGGTATCAAGGCGGGTCGGAGTATCACGGAGAGGATCGCCTTCCCAGGGAACCACATGGATGTGATAGGCTCCGAAAATGGAAAGGCCGTTTTTGTTGCAACGTTCGAGGCATTCTCTGAATTCTTGCGGATCGGTAATCCAGCCTCGTTTACCGAGCGGGGTGGTCGACGGAACAGCATGCTCTTCCATCATCTTATCCATAAAGCTCTTCAGGGGCTCCTGATTTCTGGCATTTTTCTTTACCGGAAGCACCGTGCGCACATGAAGCTCTCTTCCCGTCTGCACGCCAGCAAGGATACCAAAGGCTCTGTTCACCTTGCTCTCGTCGGGAAGAAAATCCCCTGCCACCTTTCTCCGGCAATGCGCAACGATCTCCCCCCAAACTTTCTGAGGAAGGAGGATCCTGTCTATATCTTTTCTCCAACTCATAGATTCATTCTTGTATTATCCATAAAAAAGCAAAGGCAAAACCAAGGTAGCGAAGAAGGCCTTTCCCCAGAAAATCATTTTTGTCCAGCAATCTCTCTTGTAACAGGCTTCAGCTGTTCAACAAGTTGAGATAAGAATACTCTTCAGAATTTTTTTTGGCAAGCCGCTTTGCAAAAAGGAGGCAATTACAGCCTACCCAACCGTCTCAAAAGACAAAATTCACGACCAAGGAACAGGAACTTCCTTGCTGAGAAAAAAAGATACAACCTGCTTTTTCAGCTACCACAGAAGAGCAGTGCCACCTTATCTCCCTTCCCTCCCCCTATTCGCCATGAAGGGGGCAGCAACCCTAGCGTTTGGTTCGCCCGCTCCGTTCCCGGAAAAAAAGGCGTATCTGTATCCGATCCAGCCCCAGCCCTTCCCTAAACTGATTTTTAAGGTAGCGCTGATAGGAAAAATGGATCCCCTTAGGGAAATTGGCAATCACGACAAAGGAAGGTGGCGATGTGTCGATCTGGGCCGTGTAATAGAGCTTCAGCCTCCGGCCCTTGTACATAGGCGGTTCGTGATGGAGTATTGCCGATTCCAAAAGCCGATTCAAGGCTGAGGTCGTAAAACGCTGATGGAACTGGCGATGCATCTTACCGATCTCCGGGAAGATCCTCTTGATGCCGTATCCTGTTTTGGCCGACACCCTGAAGACCGGGGCAAAGGGGATGAAGTTGGTGGCCAAGCGCACCTCCTCCAGCAACCAATCCTGTTTCTTTTTATCGCCCTGAATCAGATCCCATTTATTAATGAGGATCAGCAAGGCCCGGCCATGATCCTGGGTATAGCCGATCACCTTGGTATCCTGTTCAGTGATACCCTCTTCCGCATCAATGAGTACCACTGCAATGTCACAGCGGGTTAGGGCCTTAAGGGCTTTGAGGATGGAGAACTTCTCCAGCTTGTCCGTGGTCTTACCCTTACGACGGATACCGGCTGTATCAATGAGCAGGTAATTATACTGATCACGACTGAGCAGGGTGTCCACAGAATCACGGGTGGTACCGGATATCTCAGAAACCACCATCCGCTCCTGTCCCATGATTGCGTTGATCATGGAGGATTTGCCCACATTGGGTCGACCAAAAAAGGCAAGGCGAGCAGTACCTTCGGGCAGTTCTGCTGGCCCCTCTGTTGCTCCCAACTTTTCAACCAAGTCCTCCATAAGGGTACGGAAACCATAGCCGTGATCTCCAGACAGAGCCCATAACTCGGGCACGCCCAGTTCCCAAAAAGGGGTCAGCAATTCGGTTTCAACCGCTGGGGAATCGATCTTATTGACCACGAAAAAGACCTCTTTATCCGTGCGCCGAAGCAGTTCCACAATCTCATAATCACCGGGCAGCACGCCCTGCCGACCGTCCAGAAGCAGCAGGATAACATCGGCCTCTTCCACGGCCTGCAAAGCCTGGGTACGGATATGATCACTGAACTGGTCGTGGTCCGGGCCGTCCGCCTCCTCGATACCTCCGGTATCCACCAGCATGAAGGCATGTTCCTCCCAAACCGCTTGGGCATAATGGCGGTCCCGGGTAACGCCGGGTGTGGGATCGACAATGGCGTCACGCCGTCGGGTGATTCGGTTAAACAGGGTGGATTTCCCCACATTGGGTCGTCCTATCAGGGCGACCAAGGGATAGGCGTTGCTCTTCACGATCAATCTGCTTTGTCAGAGGTTAAAAAAGGCTTATCGGCTGCTGTTCCGCCAATGAAGTCGGCAGAGAACAGGACATCCGCCCGGATACCGCCCGGACGTTGCCGCAAGAATACTCGTAGCAAGGGCGTTTGGCAAGTAGGGTTTTGGACTCCGCCAGTAGATGCAGGGGGATTATTAATTGAAAAAAGGCAGGATTTTTGCAAACGGGGGAGTTAAGCGAAACCTGTTGCAGCGGATCAGAAAATCAACAGCGTTGCGTAAAAAAACGCACCCGAGCGCAGGAGCTACTCTTGATGCTGACAGTTATGGCAATCCTCTTCCGTGCATTCGTTTTTGCAGTAATACCCAAAGCCAGATTCCCAGCTGATCCCCCCTTTCGGGCATTTCTCCACATACTCGGCATATTTCACCAGGCGCTCCACAATGGCCTTGGGCACAGAATGCTCCATTTTACAGGCCGCCTCATCGGCTTCCTTCTCATCAACCCCGAGGACATTGACCAGAAATTGTTGCAGGGCCGTATGACGGCGAACAATATCCTCGGCAGCAGTATGCCCTTCTTCCGTCAGGGTGATCAGATCATAGGGGGCATAATTGACTAAGCCCATTGCCCGCAGGGTCCGCAGGGCTCCTGTGACAGAGGAGGCACGCACAGCAAGATAATCAGAGATATCCTTGGCACGAGCAGCCATCTTATCAGCGACAATATGATAGATCGCCTCTAAATAATCTTCCTGGCTGGCTGTGAGTTTGTTCTCAGAGGGCATAGATACGGTGTTTGTATGAACGATGAATTGATTAAAATCTACGGCAGATGGGCAAGAAAGTCAATCGTCTTTCCGGCAAGACGACAAGGCTGGTTCAGACCTTGATCTGTTTTCCCAAAAATCTTGGCCCGGTGTGCAGTAATTCCACATCCAGCACACACATAACCCTGGACAACACCTCGCGCAGCCGGGTCCTCAACCCGCTGCGAAGCCCCACACCCAACGCATTATAACCGTACAGCTCTATTCCATACGATCTAGCGATGTAGATAGCTCGCTCATTATGGAATTTCTGCGAGACAACAACGCCTTTTGTCCGACCAAAAACCTTTTTGAAACGGATGATTGAGTCAAGGGTCCTGAAGCCCGCATAATCGCAGATGATATCCTCTTGGGGCACGCCTGCCTTCATCAAATCCTTCCTCATTGTTCGAGGCTCATTATACTGCATGGTCTCGT from Candidatus Electrothrix communis encodes the following:
- a CDS encoding adenylosuccinate lyase family protein, with product MPAHPFDFQINPHVFSTPELEALFDEQAMLQRWLNFEAALATAQGKLGIIPAEAATEIQAQAKLEHIDLDSVREGYSKSRNSVVPLLGGLRRACRDGYGEYVHYGATTQDVLDTGQILSLQQILKILYRDLLALEEICLKLAEEHRATPMVARTHGQQALPTTFGLKVAGWLAEIRRHIERVKHLQATVCVGQLSGAVGTYAALGAQGLAVAEETMQLLGLNYDPLPWHTSRDRIAELASNFALLVMTLAKIANEIFQLQKTEIDELREPPLSGALSSSTMPHKQNPVICQRVNALAKHVRALAGTVMESSLHEHERDPRALWAEWLAIPQLCIYTGTALQSMIGVLSGLTVRTDQMLVNLHQRKDLISTEWLLFQLSKSMGKSKALEKLHGLAVSAAESGISLKEGVLADAEIGSLFTAADLAPLDRPEQYIGHAVEIVDRILADIRSQRQGDSE
- the der gene encoding ribosome biogenesis GTPase Der produces the protein MKSNAYPLVALIGRPNVGKSTLFNRITRRRDAIVDPTPGVTRDRHYAQAVWEEHAFMLVDTGGIEEADGPDHDQFSDHIRTQALQAVEEADVILLLLDGRQGVLPGDYEIVELLRRTDKEVFFVVNKIDSPAVETELLTPFWELGVPELWALSGDHGYGFRTLMEDLVEKLGATEGPAELPEGTARLAFFGRPNVGKSSMINAIMGQERMVVSEISGTTRDSVDTLLSRDQYNYLLIDTAGIRRKGKTTDKLEKFSILKALKALTRCDIAVVLIDAEEGITEQDTKVIGYTQDHGRALLILINKWDLIQGDKKKQDWLLEEVRLATNFIPFAPVFRVSAKTGYGIKRIFPEIGKMHRQFHQRFTTSALNRLLESAILHHEPPMYKGRRLKLYYTAQIDTSPPSFVVIANFPKGIHFSYQRYLKNQFREGLGLDRIQIRLFFRERSGRTKR
- a CDS encoding ElyC/SanA/YdcF family protein gives rise to the protein MKKKVKIRGRCFVCLLLTGAAIGIVLPNLVISSYGRYTSDRLDATPQVYCAILLGTSKYLPGNRKNLYYKYRIEAAKRLYDSGGCKKIIVSGDNETMQYNEPRTMRKDLMKAGVPQEDIICDYAGFRTLDSIIRFKKVFGRTKGVVVSQKFHNERAIYIARSYGIELYGYNALGVGLRSGLRTRLREVLSRVMCVLDVELLHTGPRFLGKQIKV
- a CDS encoding metal-dependent transcriptional regulator gives rise to the protein MPSENKLTASQEDYLEAIYHIVADKMAARAKDISDYLAVRASSVTGALRTLRAMGLVNYAPYDLITLTEEGHTAAEDIVRRHTALQQFLVNVLGVDEKEADEAACKMEHSVPKAIVERLVKYAEYVEKCPKGGISWESGFGYYCKNECTEEDCHNCQHQE
- a CDS encoding Glu/Leu/Phe/Val dehydrogenase dimerization domain-containing protein codes for the protein MFTNTRVESDLVVEYTDPVEGFKGWLVIDSMTHRLAAGGLRVQQGLTCETVQRLAATMTLKMRIAGIRADGAKSGIDYDPASPGKQEALFRFMRAIKPYMQERYSMGPDMNTTMPELDAVCQRLGLSSIKNAVARNQQLDDTAFAQRTALLAAPCGHATLGRLRSGAGVAASCLATLEFLGIPPREGTVAIQGFGGLAAGAAYILHQAGVRIVGLADREKSLFSINGTPLDIPSLLASQEDGEKGIIPTAENPKAAYSDNTKIYDIPCDIFVPAAIEKAVDKEAAEHIQVKAIASGANLAVTEEAEQILHKRSIPVIPDMVAGCGGSLSMEGLFGPDSMPTAEDVLAHVDQKTRKIVKAMLQRSQQDNISPREAALLLCAEAPLYPDARPYGRL